In Rhodanobacter denitrificans, a single window of DNA contains:
- the dcd gene encoding dCTP deaminase, whose amino-acid sequence MSIKSDKWIRRMAESHGMIEPFEPGQVKLRDGNKLISYGTSSYGYDVRCAREFKIFTNINSTIVDPKAFDPSSFVDVEADVCIIPPNSFALARTVEYFRIPRKVLTVCLGKSTYARCGIIVNVTPLEPEWEGHVTLEFSNTTPLPAKIYANEGVAQMLFLESDEECETSYKDRGGKYQGQQGVTLPRT is encoded by the coding sequence GTGAGCATCAAATCCGACAAGTGGATCCGCCGCATGGCCGAGAGCCACGGCATGATCGAGCCGTTCGAGCCGGGCCAGGTCAAGCTGCGCGACGGCAACAAGCTGATCTCCTACGGCACCTCCAGCTACGGTTACGACGTGCGCTGCGCGCGCGAGTTCAAGATCTTCACCAATATCAACTCCACCATCGTGGATCCGAAGGCGTTCGATCCGTCGAGCTTCGTCGATGTCGAGGCGGACGTGTGCATCATCCCGCCGAACTCGTTCGCGCTGGCGCGCACGGTCGAGTACTTCCGCATACCGCGCAAGGTGCTCACCGTCTGCCTCGGCAAGAGCACCTACGCGCGCTGCGGCATCATCGTCAACGTGACGCCGCTGGAGCCGGAGTGGGAGGGCCACGTGACGCTGGAGTTCTCCAACACCACCCCGCTGCCCGCCAAGATCTACGCCAACGAAGGCGTGGCGCAGATGCTGTTCCTCGAATCCGACGAGGAATGCGAGACCAGCTACAAAGATCGCGGCGGCAAGTACCAGGGCCAGCAGGGCGTGACCTTGCCGCGCACCTGA
- a CDS encoding putative signal transducing protein has translation MRCVHQSFDHTEAEIVAGLLREEGCTAFVFENGLSRLKWYQVIAFGGSVVMVPDACLEQASDVLDHWRRGDYRVEDDDQCPRCHSSDIEENPNYRGWAFFFGCFLGLPIWPALKWRERCKSCGHHWKATPPDTYAEWGKLGAKTEAPAHDD, from the coding sequence ATGCGATGCGTCCACCAATCCTTCGACCACACCGAGGCAGAAATCGTCGCCGGTTTGTTGCGTGAGGAAGGTTGTACCGCCTTCGTGTTTGAAAACGGTCTGTCGCGTCTCAAGTGGTACCAGGTCATCGCGTTCGGTGGCTCGGTCGTCATGGTGCCCGATGCATGCCTCGAACAGGCCAGTGACGTGCTCGATCACTGGAGGCGCGGCGACTATCGCGTCGAAGACGACGATCAATGCCCACGTTGTCACAGCAGCGATATCGAAGAGAACCCCAACTATCGCGGCTGGGCCTTTTTCTTCGGATGCTTCCTGGGTTTGCCGATATGGCCCGCTCTCAAGTGGAGAGAACGCTGCAAGTCGTGCGGTCACCACTGGAAAGCGACTCCGCCGGACACCTATGCGGAATGGGGCAAGCTGGGGGCCAAAACCGAAGCACCTGCACACGATGACTGA
- the metG gene encoding methionine--tRNA ligase, translating to MSRRLLVTNALPYANGPLHMGHLLGYIQADIWVRAQRMSGHKVAYVCADDAHGTPIMLAAKKAGMTPEAFIAGIREGHEADFAAFGVAFDQYHTTHSEENRELSTLIYTRLRDAGYIARREIQQLFDPEKQMFLPDRYIKGTCPNCGTPDQYGDNCEHCGATYAPTDLINPTSVMSGATPVLRDSEHYFFELGKFEGLLRDWFAGKFTHGKPVANSGVAAKLREWLDGGLKDWDISRDAPYFGFPIPDAPGKFFYVWLDAPVGYLASFKALCDRTRLKFDEFLAADSSAELHHFIGKDIINFHGLFWPAMLHGAGFRTPTALHVNGYLTVNGAKMSKSRGTFIQARTYLDAGLHPGFLRYYFASMLSDAPVDVDLDLKAFEERVNSHLVGKWVNIASRTAGFVHKHFGGRLAPQFSAEETALWNTLLEHYDGIAALYDSGDFAEVTRRFVLMADLVNGHIAAKAPWAMAKDESRRDELHQVCSFALTAFRLLAGMLKPILPITVAAAEQFLAAPITDFDDARAALRNHAIQAFEPLLGRIDPKRIEAMVEASKDSLGGPTEAPAVPKKKKAMNDSAKPAAAIAEPAPATPATIGIDDFARLDLRIGKVTACEFVDGSDKLLRFELDAGALGTRQIFSGIRAAYAEPEKLVGRNVVFIANLAPRKMRFGLSEGMILSAGDGGSDLFLLDADPGAKPGATVR from the coding sequence ATGAGTCGCCGCCTGCTCGTCACCAACGCCCTGCCCTACGCCAACGGCCCGCTGCACATGGGCCATCTGCTGGGCTACATCCAGGCCGACATTTGGGTGCGCGCACAACGGATGAGCGGCCACAAGGTGGCCTACGTCTGCGCCGACGACGCGCACGGCACGCCGATCATGCTGGCTGCGAAAAAGGCCGGCATGACGCCGGAGGCGTTCATCGCCGGCATCCGCGAGGGCCACGAAGCGGATTTCGCCGCGTTCGGCGTGGCGTTCGACCAGTACCACACCACCCATTCGGAAGAGAACCGCGAGCTGTCGACGCTGATCTACACGCGCCTGCGCGACGCCGGCTACATCGCCAGGCGCGAGATCCAGCAGTTGTTCGACCCGGAAAAGCAGATGTTCCTGCCGGACCGCTACATCAAGGGCACCTGCCCGAACTGCGGCACGCCGGACCAGTACGGCGACAACTGCGAGCACTGCGGCGCCACCTACGCGCCGACCGACCTGATCAACCCGACCTCGGTGATGTCCGGCGCCACGCCGGTGCTGCGCGACTCGGAGCACTACTTCTTCGAACTGGGCAAGTTCGAGGGCCTGTTGCGCGACTGGTTCGCCGGCAAATTCACCCACGGCAAGCCGGTGGCGAACAGCGGCGTGGCGGCGAAGCTGCGCGAATGGCTGGACGGCGGCCTGAAGGACTGGGACATCTCGCGCGACGCACCCTACTTCGGCTTCCCGATCCCCGACGCGCCGGGCAAGTTCTTCTACGTGTGGCTGGACGCGCCGGTCGGCTACCTGGCCAGCTTCAAGGCACTGTGCGACCGCACGCGACTGAAGTTCGACGAGTTCCTCGCTGCCGACAGCAGCGCCGAGCTGCATCACTTCATCGGCAAGGACATCATCAACTTCCACGGCCTGTTCTGGCCGGCGATGCTGCACGGCGCCGGCTTCCGCACGCCGACCGCGCTGCACGTCAACGGCTATCTCACGGTGAACGGCGCGAAGATGTCCAAGTCGCGCGGCACCTTCATCCAGGCGCGCACCTACCTGGACGCCGGCCTGCATCCGGGATTCCTGCGCTATTACTTCGCCAGCATGCTCAGCGACGCGCCGGTCGATGTGGATCTGGACCTGAAGGCGTTCGAGGAACGCGTCAACTCGCACCTGGTCGGCAAGTGGGTGAACATCGCCAGCCGCACCGCCGGCTTCGTGCACAAGCATTTCGGCGGCCGCCTGGCGCCGCAGTTCAGCGCGGAGGAAACCGCGCTGTGGAACACCCTGCTGGAACACTACGACGGCATCGCCGCGCTGTACGACAGCGGCGACTTCGCCGAGGTTACCCGCCGCTTCGTGCTGATGGCCGACCTGGTCAACGGCCACATCGCCGCCAAGGCGCCGTGGGCGATGGCCAAGGACGAAAGCCGCCGCGACGAGCTGCACCAGGTGTGCTCGTTTGCGCTGACCGCGTTCCGCCTGCTGGCCGGCATGCTCAAGCCGATCCTGCCGATCACCGTGGCTGCCGCCGAGCAGTTCCTGGCCGCGCCGATCACCGACTTCGACGACGCCCGCGCCGCGCTGCGCAATCACGCCATCCAAGCCTTCGAGCCGTTGCTCGGCCGCATCGATCCCAAGCGCATCGAGGCCATGGTCGAGGCCTCGAAGGATTCGCTCGGCGGCCCCACCGAAGCCCCCGCCGTCCCGAAAAAGAAGAAAGCCATGAACGACAGCGCCAAACCCGCCGCCGCGATCGCCGAGCCGGCCCCGGCCACGCCCGCCACCATCGGCATCGACGATTTCGCCCGGCTCGACCTGCGCATCGGCAAGGTCACCGCCTGCGAGTTCGTGGACGGTTCCGACAAGCTGCTGCGCTTCGAACTGGACGCCGGCGCGCTGGGCACGCGGCAGATCTTCTCCGGCATCCGCGCCGCCTACGCCGAGCCGGAGAAACTGGTGGGCCGCAACGTGGTATTCATCGCCAACCTGGCCCCGCGCAAGATGCGCTTCGGCCTGTCCGAGGGCATGATCCTCTCGGCCGGCGACGGCGGCAGCGACCTGTTCCTGCTCGACGCCGACCCGGGCGCCAAGCCAGGCGCCACCGTGCGCTGA
- a CDS encoding DUF2147 domain-containing protein produces the protein MKASILIFSLCLLCSCSKQLVTPTAANLSNNEASFIEYLASTVIDSVDGAPVSTGLKLGQSEPENVLKLSPGKHVLMINYWDQTGRIRGDVTLEVILQPGKRYWLAPTSATRTMKEGDQVSFTIKPMYSNTPSTADGTRADRNSPVGTWKSVDDETGKLVSIMQIIENNGELQAKMLKVLQSDDGPHPICSKCSGPRMNQLVEGMTIMWGVRQDHDLWDGGSIIDPHNGKAYKVKLWTIEDGTKLMVHGYTGFSLNGRTQMWLRQN, from the coding sequence ATGAAGGCATCTATTCTGATATTCTCCCTTTGCCTACTTTGCAGTTGCTCAAAACAATTAGTCACTCCAACCGCAGCAAACCTTTCTAATAATGAAGCGTCGTTTATTGAGTACTTGGCATCAACAGTCATTGACTCTGTAGATGGCGCACCGGTTTCTACTGGCTTAAAGCTCGGCCAGTCTGAGCCAGAAAATGTATTGAAACTGTCACCTGGGAAGCACGTCCTAATGATCAATTATTGGGACCAGACAGGACGCATTCGCGGAGATGTCACACTCGAAGTTATTCTACAACCAGGCAAACGATACTGGCTCGCCCCTACCAGCGCCACCCGAACAATGAAAGAAGGAGATCAAGTTAGCTTCACAATCAAGCCCATGTACTCGAACACCCCATCCACCGCCGATGGCACAAGAGCTGACCGCAACTCACCCGTTGGCACCTGGAAGTCCGTCGACGATGAAACCGGCAAGCTTGTGTCGATCATGCAGATCATCGAGAACAATGGAGAACTGCAGGCAAAAATGCTGAAGGTACTGCAGTCAGACGACGGTCCGCATCCGATTTGCAGCAAATGCAGTGGTCCACGCATGAATCAGCTAGTCGAAGGCATGACAATCATGTGGGGAGTTCGCCAAGATCATGATCTGTGGGACGGCGGCAGCATCATCGATCCACACAATGGCAAAGCCTACAAAGTGAAGCTATGGACCATCGAAGACGGCACCAAACTGATGGTCCACGGTTACACGGGCTTCTCCCTAAATGGCCGGACCCAGATGTGGTTGCGTCAAAATTGA
- a CDS encoding NADPH-dependent FMN reductase, with protein sequence MTAAVQRVLCLCGSLRRVSSNRAALEAARQLVPATLELVLYDGLGRLPLFNPDDEAAAVPAPVRSLREAVGRADALLIACPEYAHGVPGAFKNLLDWLVGSLEFPGKPVLLLNTAARGSYRAQQALAEILRTMSAQLLAAQPLPVALPGAGCSAAQVLASAECCAALRAALDILADIPRPP encoded by the coding sequence ATGACGGCGGCGGTGCAGCGCGTGCTGTGCCTGTGCGGCAGCCTGCGCCGGGTGTCGTCGAACCGGGCGGCGCTGGAGGCCGCGCGGCAACTGGTGCCGGCAACGCTGGAGCTGGTGCTGTACGACGGGCTCGGCCGCCTGCCGCTGTTCAATCCGGACGACGAAGCCGCTGCCGTGCCCGCGCCGGTGCGGTCGCTGCGCGAAGCGGTGGGTCGCGCCGATGCCTTGTTGATCGCCTGCCCCGAATACGCCCACGGCGTGCCCGGCGCGTTCAAGAACCTGCTGGACTGGCTGGTCGGCAGCCTGGAGTTTCCGGGCAAGCCGGTGCTGCTGCTGAACACGGCTGCGCGCGGTTCGTACCGTGCGCAGCAGGCGCTGGCGGAAATCCTGCGCACCATGTCCGCCCAGTTGCTGGCGGCGCAGCCCCTGCCAGTGGCGCTGCCGGGTGCCGGCTGCAGCGCGGCGCAGGTGCTGGCCAGCGCGGAATGCTGCGCGGCATTGCGCGCGGCGCTGGACATCCTGGCCGATATCCCGCGCCCACCGTAG
- the apbC gene encoding iron-sulfur cluster carrier protein ApbC, with product MTQANEALVRQILGGLIDTHTGAPLAEALRAVGVDGAQVSVDLQLGYPAAGAIDSLAARVRQALEADPAIDSATVSITSRIHVHKVQGTLGPLPNVKNIIVVASGKGGVGKSTVSANLALALQAEGAKVGVMDADIYGPSQPTMLGVHGKPASPDGKSIIPMQAHGMPVMSIGFLVEEDTPMIWRGPMVTQAMMQLLTDTRWEQLDYLIVDLPPGTGDIQLTLSQKVPVAGAVIVTTPQDIALLDARKALKMFEKVEVPVLGVVENMATHVCSHCGHEENIFGEGGGERMATQYGAAYLGSLPLDIRIREQADGGNPTVAAIPDSELAMRYREIARNVAGRLSRQPRNKSLGLGKIVVQGVPAA from the coding sequence ATGACCCAGGCCAACGAAGCCCTGGTCCGCCAGATCCTTGGCGGACTCATCGACACCCATACCGGCGCACCGCTGGCCGAGGCGCTGCGCGCCGTCGGCGTGGACGGCGCGCAGGTCTCGGTGGACCTGCAACTGGGCTATCCGGCCGCCGGCGCCATCGACAGCCTCGCGGCGCGCGTGCGCCAGGCGCTGGAAGCCGATCCGGCGATCGACTCGGCCACGGTTTCGATCACCAGCCGCATCCACGTGCACAAGGTGCAGGGCACGCTGGGGCCGTTGCCGAACGTGAAGAACATCATCGTGGTGGCGTCCGGCAAGGGCGGCGTGGGCAAGTCCACGGTGTCGGCGAACCTGGCGCTGGCGTTGCAGGCCGAAGGCGCGAAGGTCGGCGTGATGGACGCGGACATCTACGGTCCGAGCCAGCCGACCATGCTCGGCGTACACGGCAAGCCGGCCTCGCCGGACGGCAAGAGCATCATCCCGATGCAGGCCCACGGCATGCCGGTGATGTCGATCGGCTTCCTGGTGGAGGAAGACACGCCGATGATCTGGCGCGGCCCGATGGTCACCCAGGCGATGATGCAGCTGCTCACCGACACACGCTGGGAACAGCTCGACTACCTGATCGTGGATCTGCCGCCGGGCACCGGCGACATCCAGCTCACGCTGTCGCAGAAGGTGCCGGTGGCCGGCGCGGTGATCGTCACCACGCCGCAGGACATCGCCCTGCTGGACGCGCGCAAGGCGCTGAAGATGTTCGAGAAGGTCGAGGTGCCGGTGCTCGGCGTGGTGGAGAACATGGCCACCCACGTGTGCTCCCACTGCGGCCACGAGGAAAACATCTTCGGCGAAGGTGGCGGCGAGCGCATGGCGACGCAATACGGCGCGGCCTATCTCGGCTCGCTGCCGCTGGACATCCGCATCCGCGAGCAGGCCGACGGCGGCAACCCCACGGTGGCGGCGATCCCCGATTCCGAGCTCGCCATGCGTTACCGCGAGATCGCCCGCAACGTGGCCGGCCGGCTGTCACGGCAGCCGCGCAACAAGTCGCTGGGCCTGGGCAAGATCGTGGTGCAGGGCGTGCCGGCCGCATGA
- a CDS encoding HIT domain-containing protein produces MSGAGFALDPRLAADTRAVASLPLCELLLMDDARWPWLILVPRRAGLVEITDLHGDEQAVLWQEANRAAAALRAVTPCDKLNLGALGNIVRQLHVHVIARVEGDPAWPGPVWGHGVRVARDDEGAAVLIAALRHALTA; encoded by the coding sequence ATGAGCGGGGCCGGCTTCGCCCTCGATCCCCGGCTGGCGGCGGATACCCGCGCGGTCGCCTCGCTGCCGCTGTGCGAGCTGTTGCTGATGGACGACGCGCGCTGGCCGTGGCTTATCCTGGTGCCGCGCCGCGCCGGCCTGGTCGAGATCACCGACCTGCACGGCGACGAACAGGCCGTGCTGTGGCAGGAAGCGAACCGCGCCGCCGCCGCGCTGCGCGCCGTGACGCCCTGCGACAAGCTCAACCTGGGCGCGCTCGGCAACATCGTGCGCCAGTTGCACGTGCACGTGATCGCGCGGGTCGAAGGCGACCCGGCCTGGCCGGGGCCGGTGTGGGGGCATGGCGTCCGCGTGGCCCGCGACGACGAAGGCGCCGCTGTGCTGATCGCGGCGCTGCGGCACGCGCTGACCGCTTGA
- a CDS encoding DUF2147 domain-containing protein — MKQAVRLTFALGLLLAAGAALAANNTPVGTWKTIDDKTHQPKSIVEITEHNGEYRARIVELLNRTPEDVARDGEHPLCTQCEGERKNQPIVGMTFMWGVSQDGDEWSGGKILDPKDGKIYKVKLTMMDDGQKLNVRGYIGFSWVGRTQIWERQP; from the coding sequence ATGAAGCAAGCAGTTCGTCTCACCTTCGCCCTCGGCCTGCTGCTGGCCGCCGGCGCGGCGCTGGCCGCCAACAACACGCCAGTCGGCACCTGGAAGACCATCGACGACAAGACTCACCAGCCGAAGTCTATCGTCGAAATTACCGAACACAACGGCGAGTACCGAGCCAGGATCGTCGAGTTGCTGAACCGCACGCCGGAAGACGTGGCCCGCGACGGCGAGCACCCGCTGTGTACCCAGTGCGAGGGTGAACGCAAGAACCAGCCGATCGTGGGCATGACCTTCATGTGGGGCGTCAGCCAGGACGGCGACGAGTGGAGCGGCGGCAAGATCCTCGATCCGAAGGACGGCAAGATCTACAAGGTGAAGCTCACGATGATGGACGATGGGCAGAAGCTCAATGTGCGTGGCTATATCGGCTTCTCCTGGGTCGGCAGAACTCAAATATGGGAACGGCAACCCTAA
- a CDS encoding ISL3 family transposase, giving the protein MHDAIDAAQFWIGFRLIETQSSSETDLLLRLEADPHVDPRCGRCQMPCGLIHDRSTRRVRERNLFDRQVWLEVPLRRVACLSCGVNTEHVPWLPSRSRLTGRLIAHIEALLRLLPIRHISQLTGLHWHTIRTIDARRLARDVTAPDLSRVRRLIMDEFALFKGHRYATVAICADTQQVLWVGEGRSRNDVQPFFEMLGPDVCARIEAVAMDMNTAMDLEAKAHCPNIRVVYDLFHVIAKFGREVIDRVRVDQANTLKADPSARRVIKRSRWLLLRNRGNLTDEQAVKLDDLLAANVPLTTVYVLKAQLKELWYAPDEDEAHRRWNEWYRLALDSQLPPLVAFAKRLAPYIDGIVASALYRLNTSVLEGMNNRIKVIKRMAYGYRDSAYFFLKIKAAFPGKAR; this is encoded by the coding sequence ATGCATGATGCTATTGACGCTGCCCAATTTTGGATAGGGTTTCGTTTGATCGAGACTCAATCCTCGTCGGAGACCGACCTGCTACTTCGGCTGGAAGCGGACCCTCACGTGGACCCGCGCTGTGGTCGTTGCCAGATGCCCTGCGGGCTGATCCACGACCGAAGTACCCGTCGGGTGCGGGAGCGCAACCTGTTTGATCGGCAGGTGTGGCTGGAGGTGCCGCTACGCCGTGTGGCGTGCCTGAGCTGCGGCGTGAATACCGAGCACGTGCCCTGGCTGCCTTCGCGCAGCCGCCTGACCGGGCGTTTGATCGCCCATATCGAAGCCCTGCTGCGTCTGCTGCCGATTCGTCATATCAGCCAACTTACCGGGCTGCATTGGCACACCATCCGCACCATCGATGCCCGCCGCTTGGCGCGCGACGTGACGGCGCCGGATCTGTCACGGGTGCGCCGACTCATCATGGACGAGTTTGCGCTGTTCAAGGGCCATCGCTACGCCACGGTCGCCATCTGCGCCGATACCCAGCAGGTGCTGTGGGTGGGCGAAGGCCGTTCACGCAACGATGTGCAGCCGTTCTTCGAGATGCTCGGTCCGGACGTTTGCGCGCGTATCGAGGCGGTCGCAATGGACATGAACACGGCCATGGACCTGGAGGCCAAAGCCCACTGCCCGAACATACGGGTGGTCTATGACCTGTTCCACGTCATCGCCAAATTCGGACGCGAAGTCATCGACCGTGTGCGCGTGGATCAGGCCAACACGCTCAAGGCCGATCCGTCCGCCCGTCGTGTCATCAAGCGCAGCCGCTGGCTGTTGCTACGCAACCGCGGCAACCTCACCGACGAGCAGGCCGTCAAACTCGATGATCTGTTGGCCGCCAACGTGCCGTTGACCACCGTCTACGTGCTCAAGGCCCAGCTCAAGGAGCTTTGGTATGCGCCGGACGAAGACGAGGCCCATCGCCGCTGGAACGAGTGGTATCGCCTTGCCCTGGATAGCCAGCTGCCACCCCTGGTCGCCTTCGCCAAACGCTTGGCGCCGTACATCGATGGCATCGTCGCCAGTGCCCTTTACCGGCTCAACACCAGCGTCTTGGAAGGCATGAACAATCGCATCAAGGTCATCAAGCGAATGGCCTATGGCTACCGCGACTCCGCTTACTTCTTCCTCAAAATCAAGGCCGCCTTTCCCGGTAAGGCGCGATGA
- a CDS encoding MFS transporter: protein MQTSSIPLTADVRNGLASAIRATRLVFLVSGIGMAAWAPMVPYAKARLGLDEAGLGMLLLAFGGGSMLSMPLVGWLTHRFGSRRVIGVGGLLLCLALPLLALAPGVATLALALLYFGAALGAVDVAMNAHAVEVERRDGRPLMSGFHGLFSIGGLSGAAGMSLLLALGMPLTAAAVAMAALLAVVLVTQWPRLIEHVDAAGERAAFGMPRGIVLALGLLCFISFLAEGSMLDWSAVFLRDFRGFSVASAGIGYAAFSVAMAIGRLGGDRIVARFGPVLTVRLGACTAAAGFLLASMLAWPPAAPIGFVLVGLGAANIVPVMFGAAGRLPGTSPGIAIATVTALGYAGLLSGPALIGFLAQASSLPVALAAVAGLLLLTAASARLVRS from the coding sequence GTGCAGACAAGCAGCATTCCCCTGACGGCAGACGTGCGGAACGGGCTGGCATCGGCCATCCGCGCCACCCGCCTGGTCTTCCTGGTCTCCGGCATCGGCATGGCCGCGTGGGCGCCGATGGTGCCGTACGCGAAGGCGCGGCTCGGCCTCGACGAGGCCGGTCTCGGCATGCTGCTTCTGGCTTTCGGCGGCGGCTCGATGCTGTCGATGCCGCTGGTCGGCTGGCTCACCCATCGCTTCGGCAGTCGCCGAGTGATCGGCGTCGGCGGCTTGCTGCTATGCCTGGCGCTACCGCTGCTGGCGCTCGCGCCGGGCGTGGCCACGCTGGCGCTCGCCCTGTTGTATTTCGGCGCGGCGCTGGGTGCGGTGGACGTGGCGATGAACGCGCATGCGGTGGAGGTGGAGCGGCGCGATGGCCGTCCGCTGATGTCGGGCTTCCACGGGCTGTTCAGCATCGGCGGCTTGAGCGGAGCGGCGGGCATGAGCCTGCTGCTGGCGCTGGGCATGCCGTTGACCGCCGCCGCCGTGGCGATGGCCGCGCTGCTGGCGGTCGTGCTGGTGACGCAGTGGCCGCGCCTGATCGAGCACGTCGACGCTGCCGGTGAACGCGCGGCGTTCGGCATGCCGCGCGGCATCGTGCTGGCGCTGGGCTTGCTGTGTTTCATCAGTTTCCTGGCCGAGGGTTCGATGCTGGACTGGAGCGCGGTGTTCCTGCGCGACTTCCGCGGCTTCTCGGTGGCTTCCGCCGGCATCGGTTATGCCGCCTTTTCGGTGGCGATGGCCATCGGGCGGCTTGGCGGCGACCGGATCGTGGCGCGCTTCGGCCCGGTGCTGACCGTGCGCCTGGGTGCTTGCACCGCGGCGGCAGGCTTCCTGCTGGCGTCGATGCTGGCGTGGCCGCCGGCGGCGCCGATCGGCTTCGTGCTGGTCGGGCTGGGCGCGGCCAATATCGTGCCGGTGATGTTCGGCGCGGCCGGTCGGCTGCCGGGCACCTCGCCCGGCATCGCCATCGCCACGGTGACCGCGCTGGGTTACGCCGGCCTGCTCAGCGGCCCGGCGCTGATCGGTTTCCTGGCCCAGGCCAGCAGCCTGCCGGTGGCGCTGGCGGCGGTGGCCGGGTTGCTGTTGCTGACCGCCGCCTCGGCAAGGCTGGTGCGGTCGTGA
- a CDS encoding DeoR/GlpR family DNA-binding transcription regulator — translation MAKPPLPGELLPQERQHEILQRLRSRGRVVAAELAVEFAASEDSIRRDLRELAAQGLCRRVYGGALPLSAAVAPLQQRRGEQVGRKLALARKAASLVREGQVLLVDAGSTNAAIASALPERMGLTVVTNAPDIALVLIEREGFEILLLGGRIDPHIGGAVGAQTLKELQRVRADLCFPGACAIDAGTGLWGFDSEESLLKRAMVEASGETVVVATSDKLGTVATHQVAGIGEVQHLVVEHDAGRALRATFSTHGLAVHRADPAG, via the coding sequence ATGGCTAAGCCGCCCCTGCCTGGCGAGCTGCTGCCGCAGGAGCGCCAGCACGAGATCCTGCAGCGCTTGCGCAGTCGCGGGCGGGTGGTGGCGGCGGAGCTGGCGGTAGAGTTCGCGGCGTCGGAGGATTCGATCCGCCGCGACCTGCGCGAACTGGCCGCGCAGGGATTGTGCCGACGCGTCTACGGCGGCGCGCTGCCGCTGTCGGCGGCGGTCGCGCCGCTGCAGCAGCGGCGCGGCGAGCAGGTCGGCCGCAAGCTGGCGCTGGCGCGCAAGGCGGCGAGCCTGGTGCGCGAAGGGCAGGTGCTGCTGGTCGACGCCGGCTCCACCAATGCCGCGATCGCCTCGGCGTTGCCCGAACGGATGGGGCTGACCGTGGTCACCAACGCGCCGGACATCGCGCTGGTGCTGATCGAGCGCGAAGGCTTCGAGATCCTGCTGCTGGGCGGCCGCATCGACCCGCACATCGGCGGTGCGGTGGGTGCGCAGACCCTCAAGGAACTGCAGCGCGTGCGCGCCGACCTGTGTTTCCCCGGCGCCTGCGCCATCGACGCGGGCACCGGCCTGTGGGGTTTCGACAGCGAGGAGTCGCTGCTGAAACGGGCGATGGTCGAGGCCAGCGGCGAGACCGTGGTGGTCGCCACCAGCGATAAGCTCGGTACCGTGGCGACGCACCAGGTGGCGGGTATCGGCGAAGTGCAGCATCTGGTGGTCGAGCACGATGCCGGTCGTGCGCTGCGTGCAACCTTCAGTACGCATGGTCTGGCTGTGCATCGGGCCGATCCGGCAGGATGA
- a CDS encoding HAD family hydrolase: protein MSAPRFDTVVFDLGGVLLDWNPRHLYRRLFDDEAAMERFLAEVCTAHWNERQDAGRPWREAIAGLSAQHPQHAGLIAAYRERWDEMLRGPIEGSVAILDELRARGVPLYALTNWSQETFPLARQRYGFMAAFRGIMVSGEERLIKPDPAIFRLLLSRHGLEAARTVYIDDAPRNVEAAARLGLHALHFRDPATLRAELCRTGLLEAAHG, encoded by the coding sequence GTGAGTGCGCCGCGCTTCGACACCGTGGTGTTCGACCTCGGCGGCGTGCTGCTGGACTGGAACCCGCGTCATCTGTATCGCCGGCTGTTCGACGACGAGGCGGCGATGGAGCGTTTTCTGGCCGAGGTCTGCACCGCGCACTGGAACGAGCGGCAGGATGCGGGGCGACCCTGGCGCGAGGCCATTGCCGGGCTCAGCGCGCAGCACCCGCAGCATGCCGGGCTGATCGCCGCCTACCGCGAACGCTGGGACGAGATGCTGCGCGGGCCGATCGAGGGCAGCGTGGCCATCCTCGACGAACTGCGCGCACGCGGCGTGCCGCTGTACGCGCTGACCAACTGGTCGCAGGAAACTTTTCCGCTGGCGCGGCAACGCTACGGATTCATGGCGGCCTTTCGCGGCATCATGGTGTCGGGCGAGGAGCGGCTGATCAAGCCCGATCCGGCGATCTTCCGCCTGTTGCTGTCGCGCCATGGCCTGGAGGCCGCGCGCACGGTGTACATCGACGACGCGCCGCGCAACGTCGAAGCCGCGGCACGGCTGGGCTTGCATGCGCTGCACTTCCGCGATCCTGCCACCCTGCGCGCCGAGCTGTGCCGTACAGGCCTGCTGGAGGCGGCGCATGGCTAA